The Spirulina subsalsa PCC 9445 region TCCCCCAAGGAATTATCTCTTTTAAGCTAATTTTCCAATGTCTTATAAAAAAATTAGTCAAAAAATAGACCTTAGCTTTCATGATATTAGCCTGATATTTTTCAAGCAACTTTAACGCCAATTCACTAAATTGATAGCCCAGATCAAATTGTTCAACAAATCCGCAAAGAAATAGACCATAATTAGCATAGACGACAATAGACTCTAAGCTATTTCCATAGCGCACAGATAGATTAATCTGTTCAAAAATAATTAAAGGCATCAACAAAGATCCCGAACGATAGGCAGAGGCAATCAGAGCGACTAATATTTTCATCGTTGCCAGTTGATAGGGATCAGTCATCGGTGGTAAATTGGCTAAATTCTCAACTTTTTTTCCTAGGAGCAGCCGTTTCGTTTTTAAAAATCCCCATAGAATATGGCGTTTATTGGGATTATTCGGAAAGTAAATCTTAAGTTCTTTTAAAATCTCTATGCCTACCTCAATGGCTTCTGTTAATTTAATTTGGGCAATGAGTGCAAGAATCTGGATTTCAACAATCCGCAGTTTATCTAATAGGGTTTTTGCTTGATTTATTGCTGTGTCAATCAGCCCATTCATTAGGTCAAACTCTCCCCTTAAGTAGGCTGTTTCTATCCCTAAAGTATAAGCTTCGATTTGCCTATCATAATAGTTGTGCCAACCTTGCTCTCCCAATAGTGCTAGAGCCACTTGCACATAATCAGCACTAGCTGTATAAGCATTGGATATCTTGGCTTTCTGCGCGGCTTTTAAGTTCAACTCAGCCAGTTGATATTTTTCCTTTTGTCCTTCAATTAAATTAATCGCTAAGTTCAATTGATTGACAATATCAAAAATTTTATCATCTCCCTCGGATTCTGATGTTTCTTCCATTAACACCTGACCAATCCGTTGATGAACTTCTTGCCGAGTTGTTTCCGACAATAAAGAATAGGCAGCTTGTTGTACTCTGTCATGAACGAATTTATATTCAGGTAATGAAAAATGCTCAGAATTATCCTCAGAAATTAGTTCTAGCACTCGTTCTAATTTTTCGCTATTTTCCAAAGAAATAATTAAGCCTAACTGAATGGCATCTTTGAGATATATTGCTGTCTCAGCTAAAGAACTTTGATGAGTACAGGCTAGAATTTTTAAATCAAATTGATTGCCAATACAAGCCGCAATTTGCAATAAATTTTGAGTATTAGTTCTCAACTTTTTAATCTTCTGAGTCATTAACTCTACTACATTGCTGGTAATATCACGAGCTTGTATTGATTTTAAATTCCAAGACCACGTTCTAGTTTTTCTATCAAAATAAACTAAATTTTCTGCTACTAAGGAGGTCAAAAACTCTTTGACAAAAAACGCATTTCCTTCTGTTTTTTGTAACAGCAGTTGAGCTAAGGGCTGGACTAGACTAGCAGAACAGTTTAAACTGTCCTCTATTAATTCCATGATCTGCCCTTCGCCTAAAGGACTTAAGGTAATCTGTTCAACTTTAGCTTTTCCTTCTCGAATGTTGGCTAGAGTTGTTACTAAGGGATGTCCTGCAAAAACCTCGTTATCTCGATAAGCACCGATTAAAAACAACCCTGATTGAATGCCGTCCATTAATAAAATCATCAAGCGCAAAGATGCCCGATCTGCCCATTGCAAATCATCTAAAAATAGAACTAATGGATGTTCTGATTGTGTAAAAGTTTGAATAAATTTAAGAAACACCAAATTAAAACGATTTTGACGCTCTGCCGGACTCATGCTTGGTAATTCTGGCTGTTGTCCGATGATCAGTTCTAGTTCAGGAATGACCTCAACAATCATTTGACCATTATTGCCAACAGCCGCCATTATTTTCTCTTGCCACTCTTTTAATTGATCTTCACTTTCCGCTAAAAGTTGCCCAATTAAATCCCGAAAAGCTTCTACAATAGCTGAGTAAGGAATATTCCGTTGAAATTGATCAAATTTTCCGTTAATAAAATAACCACGATGGGCTGTAATGGGTTTAAATAACTCTTGGACGAGGGATGATTTGCCAATGCCTGAATAACCTGCGACTAACATTAGGGTGGTGTTGTTTTCTACCTCAGAGGACTGGGTAACTTGTTCAAAGGCTTTTACAAGAGTCTGGATTTCTTGTTCTCTCCCATAGAGTTTTTGCGGAATTTGGAAACGGTCTGAAATATCTTGTTGGGCTAAAGGAAAAGGGGTTAAAGTTTGAATGGTTCTCAGTTGTTGATAACAGGTTTCTAAATCGACCTTTAATCCATAACTACTTTGATAACGATCTTCGGCATTTTTTGCCATTAACTTGGCAATAATATCTGGTAGGGGATGAGGGAGAGCAAGGGGAGGAGGAGATTGGGCAATGTGGCTATAAACTAATTCTAGGGGGTCTTGAGTCCGAAAGGGAACGCTTCCGGTGAGCATTTCATAAAAGGTAATCCCGAGAGAATAAAAATCACTGCGATAATCTAACTCTCGGTTCATTCGTCCGGTTTGTTCGGGGGAAATATAGGCTAGTGTTCCTTCGAGAATGCGGGGATTTTTTAGGGTAGGATTTTCTCGGTTGAGTTGGGTAGCAATGCCAAAGTCAATAATTTTTAAAACTTGGGTTTCGGGATTATAGACAATGTTGCTAGGATTAATATCTTTGTGAATAATCTGTTGACTGTGGATAGCGTCGAGACTGTTGGTAATGGCAAGGGCTAAGGGGAAAAATTCTAGTAGGCTTAAGGGGGGGCGATTGTTAAGCCATTCTCTTAAGGAAATGCCGCCGAAATCTTCAAATGTAATTACATAACTATTTTGCCAAGGTGTGAGGTCGTAAGCTTTAATGATGTGGGGAGAATCCAGTTGATGGGTGAGATGGTATTCCTGTTTGTAGCGACAGATTTGTTCTGGGGTGGGATAGTCTTGACTGAGAAATTTTAAGATAACCGCTTGTTGATCATTGTGTCGTACTGCGCGGTAGACTTGGGAGTTTAAGCTTTTGTGAAGTGCCACAAAGTCGGTGTATCCTGCCAGAATTGCCATGTTTTGAGTCCTGTATGGAGTGACAATAGGAGATGAATTAGTCTAGCTTGTTTTGAGGATGGTTTCTAGGGCAAATTATGCGATCGCCCCCTCCCATTCCAGAGGTGAGACTTCAAGGACACCCGCCACCGATCACCCGCAGACTTAATTGGCGATCGCACCTTCCCAACATCTCAGATCCTTGCTTTTACCCTTTTCCTCACCCATAAATCCCCGTCCAAAAGTCCAAACGTCTTGGCTACATTTTGAGCCATTCTTGACGGGAATCTAACCCCAAATACACCCTCGAAAAATCACTTAAGCCCCCATCCTTATCCTCAACCCTGAACTACGGCGAATTGAGATGCAACGGATTATCATTCCATATTAGCTAATCCTTAAAAAACTAAGACCGTTCCCCAGTAACTCCCCTAGCCCACCCCTTACAATAAAATAGCAAATAGAACACACTAGAGGAGAATATAAGAATCAATGCTCCAAGAATACCGCCAACACGCCGCAGAACGCGCCCAACTCGGCATTCCCCCCCTCCCCCTCAACGCCCAACAAACCGCCCAACTCTGTGAACTCCTCAAAAACCCACCCGAAGCCGAAAAAGAAGAACTCTTGATGCTTCTGCGAGACCGCGTACCCCCCGGAGTCGATGAAGCCGCCTACGTTAAAGCAGGCTTCCTCACCGCCATTGCTAAAGGAGAAATTGAATGTCCCCTCATCTCCCACCAAGGCGCAGTAGACCTCCTCGGAACCATGATAGGCGGCTATAATGTGCAATCCCTAGTAGACCTGCTCAAATCCAGAGACAGCAGCCTTGCCGCCGAAGCCGCCAACACCCTCAGCAAAACCCTTTTAGTCTTTGATGCCTTCAACGAGGTTTTAGCACTCTCCGACATCAACCCCCACGCCAAACAAGTCGTAGACGCCTGGGCTGAGGGAGACTGGTTCCTCAATAAACCCAAAGTCCCCGAAACCATCACCGTCACCGTCTTTAAAGTCCCCGGCGAAACCAACACCGACGACCTTTCCCCCGCCCCCCACGCCACCACCCGGCCAGACATTCCCCTCCACGCCCTCGCCATGCTGGAGTCAAAAATGCCCGATGGTCTAGAAACCATTGCCCAACTCAAAGCCAAAGGCCATCCCGTCGCCTACGTCGGCGATGTCGTCGGAACCGGTTCCTCCCGTAAATCCGCCATCAACTCCGTCCTCTGGCACATCGGCCATGACATCCCCTTCGTCCCCAACAAACGGGCCGGCGGCTATATCTTAGGAGGAAAAATCGCCCCCATCTTCTTCAACACCGCCGAAGACTCCGGCGCACTCCCCATTGAATGTGATGTCACCCAACTCAATACAGGAGATGTCATCACCATTTACCCCTACGAAGGCAAAATCACCAACGAAACCGGGGACACTATTTCCACCTTCCAATTAAAACCCGAAACCATCCTTGATGAAGTCCGCGCCGGAGGACGGATTCCCCTCCTCATTGGCCGCGCCCTCACCGATAAAGCCCGACAAGCCTTGGGCCTAGAACCTACCCCCCTCTTTGTCCGTCCTTCCCTGCCAGAAGACACAGGCAAAGGCTTCACCCTCGCCCAGAAAATGGTCGGGAAAGCCTGCGGTTTAGAAGGAGTGCGACCCGGAACCTCCTGTGAACCCATCATGACCACCGTCGGTTCCCAAGACACCACCGGCCCGATGACCCGGGATGAATTAAAAGAGTTAGCCTGTTTAGGGTTCAATGCCGACTTAACCCTGCAAACCTTCTGTCACACCGCCGCCTACCCCAAACCCGTAGACATCAAAACCCACAAAGAGTTACCCGACTTCTTCTCCACTCGGGGCGGGGTAGCCCTACGTCCGGGAGACGGCATCATCCACTCCTGGTTAAACCGGATGTTACTCCCCGACACCGTAGGCACTGGGGGCGACTCTCACACCCGTTTTCCCCTCGGAATTTCCTTCCCTGCCGGTTCCGGTTTAGTGGCCTTTGCCGCCGCTTTAGGGGTGATGCCTTTAGATATGCCAGAATCCGTGTTAGTTAAATTTACGGGCGAATTACAACCCGGAGTCACCCTGCGCGACATTGTGAACGCCATTCCTTGGGTTGCCATGCAGCAAGGGAAACTCACCGTCGGCAAAGAGAACAAAATCAACGTTTTCAACGGCCGCATCATGGAAATGGAAGGTTTACCCGATTTGAAGGTAGAACAGGCCTTTGAACTCACAGACGCAACCGCAGAACGCTCTTGTTCTGGCAGTACCATCAAACTCAGTGAAGAAACCGTA contains the following coding sequences:
- the acnB gene encoding bifunctional aconitate hydratase 2/2-methylisocitrate dehydratase; amino-acid sequence: MLQEYRQHAAERAQLGIPPLPLNAQQTAQLCELLKNPPEAEKEELLMLLRDRVPPGVDEAAYVKAGFLTAIAKGEIECPLISHQGAVDLLGTMIGGYNVQSLVDLLKSRDSSLAAEAANTLSKTLLVFDAFNEVLALSDINPHAKQVVDAWAEGDWFLNKPKVPETITVTVFKVPGETNTDDLSPAPHATTRPDIPLHALAMLESKMPDGLETIAQLKAKGHPVAYVGDVVGTGSSRKSAINSVLWHIGHDIPFVPNKRAGGYILGGKIAPIFFNTAEDSGALPIECDVTQLNTGDVITIYPYEGKITNETGDTISTFQLKPETILDEVRAGGRIPLLIGRALTDKARQALGLEPTPLFVRPSLPEDTGKGFTLAQKMVGKACGLEGVRPGTSCEPIMTTVGSQDTTGPMTRDELKELACLGFNADLTLQTFCHTAAYPKPVDIKTHKELPDFFSTRGGVALRPGDGIIHSWLNRMLLPDTVGTGGDSHTRFPLGISFPAGSGLVAFAAALGVMPLDMPESVLVKFTGELQPGVTLRDIVNAIPWVAMQQGKLTVGKENKINVFNGRIMEMEGLPDLKVEQAFELTDATAERSCSGSTIKLSEETVAEYLRSNIVLMKNMIARGYQDAHTLLRRIAKMEQWLANPSLMSADPDAEYVDTLEVNLNEIKEPIVAAPNDPDNVKLMSECAGDKVDEVFIGSCMTNIGHYRAAAKILEGAGRIKSVLWVCPPTRMDEEQLREEGVYGIFAAAGARTEMPGCSLCMGNQARVEDNATVFSTSTRNFNNRMGKGARVYLGSAELAAVCALLGKIPTVEEYLSIVAEKVDPFKGDLYRYLNFNEIEGFENFGRVVPESEMPKLEEVGV
- a CDS encoding AAA family ATPase codes for the protein MAILAGYTDFVALHKSLNSQVYRAVRHNDQQAVILKFLSQDYPTPEQICRYKQEYHLTHQLDSPHIIKAYDLTPWQNSYVITFEDFGGISLREWLNNRPPLSLLEFFPLALAITNSLDAIHSQQIIHKDINPSNIVYNPETQVLKIIDFGIATQLNRENPTLKNPRILEGTLAYISPEQTGRMNRELDYRSDFYSLGITFYEMLTGSVPFRTQDPLELVYSHIAQSPPPLALPHPLPDIIAKLMAKNAEDRYQSSYGLKVDLETCYQQLRTIQTLTPFPLAQQDISDRFQIPQKLYGREQEIQTLVKAFEQVTQSSEVENNTTLMLVAGYSGIGKSSLVQELFKPITAHRGYFINGKFDQFQRNIPYSAIVEAFRDLIGQLLAESEDQLKEWQEKIMAAVGNNGQMIVEVIPELELIIGQQPELPSMSPAERQNRFNLVFLKFIQTFTQSEHPLVLFLDDLQWADRASLRLMILLMDGIQSGLFLIGAYRDNEVFAGHPLVTTLANIREGKAKVEQITLSPLGEGQIMELIEDSLNCSASLVQPLAQLLLQKTEGNAFFVKEFLTSLVAENLVYFDRKTRTWSWNLKSIQARDITSNVVELMTQKIKKLRTNTQNLLQIAACIGNQFDLKILACTHQSSLAETAIYLKDAIQLGLIISLENSEKLERVLELISEDNSEHFSLPEYKFVHDRVQQAAYSLLSETTRQEVHQRIGQVLMEETSESEGDDKIFDIVNQLNLAINLIEGQKEKYQLAELNLKAAQKAKISNAYTASADYVQVALALLGEQGWHNYYDRQIEAYTLGIETAYLRGEFDLMNGLIDTAINQAKTLLDKLRIVEIQILALIAQIKLTEAIEVGIEILKELKIYFPNNPNKRHILWGFLKTKRLLLGKKVENLANLPPMTDPYQLATMKILVALIASAYRSGSLLMPLIIFEQINLSVRYGNSLESIVVYANYGLFLCGFVEQFDLGYQFSELALKLLEKYQANIMKAKVYFLTNFFIRHWKISLKEIIPWGIEGYQSGLETGDFEYGSYSTYVDWGHSYLVGQNLEEINIKLTHYVEITQTFNQESMLFNAKIYRQAVLDLLQDNPKFHFLEGSSFSIKAELNDLLDKREFYAIFCIYFNLLFIHFLLGDYTQANQNGELAKYYAQGAIGCVKLVYFCFYHTLTRLALLKQGCSPGQRQIFFKEIRQSLKKLKKWAKNAPDNHQHRYWLVRAELCNINHQDSQAIEWYDQAIAWAKEKDYPHELAIAYELAGEFYLARSKELTAIAYLKEAYYYYQLWGARLKVVQMEQKYPRFLGNQAQSSYPLTTHLTTNSLGQTLDIKTFVKASETIARELLLDELLSQLMRLLIENAGAQKGYLILEDRGKLLIEAEGTTEHKNIVLFRSTPIKESKKLAESIIYYVARTQESIVLNNAMQEERFNQDPYIKAQQPQSILCSPLVNQGKLVGVIYLENNLAIGAFTPERIVLINLLSTQAAISLEKARLYQEQAQLNQALERFVPSQFLDLLNKQSITDIQLGDQVERKMTVLFADIRHFTRLSEQMNPAENFAFINQYLACMEPLIQANHGFIDKYIGDAIMALFPQQPDDAVRGALGMLRALADYNQTYPQSSPLEIGIGLHTGSLMLGTVGSPRRMDGTVIGDAVNLSARVETLTKTYGVSLLITHQTLAQLDDPLAYDVRFIEQVKVKGKSIAVGLFEVFSADGRELYEAKKATKEWFEQGVLLFYQGLMEEASGLFKRCLREHSGDRPAQYYLKRCDRLFPKN